One segment of Neobacillus endophyticus DNA contains the following:
- the rpsS gene encoding 30S ribosomal protein S19: MGRSLKKGPFVDDHLMVKIEKLNETESKQVVKTWSRRSTIFPQFIGHTIAVYDGRKHVPVYVTEDMVGHKLGEFAPTRTYKGHANDDKKTRR; encoded by the coding sequence ATGGGTCGCAGCTTAAAAAAAGGACCATTTGTCGATGATCATTTAATGGTAAAGATTGAAAAGTTAAACGAAACTGAAAGCAAGCAAGTTGTGAAAACTTGGTCTCGCCGTTCTACGATCTTCCCACAATTTATCGGTCATACGATCGCCGTTTATGATGGCCGTAAACATGTGCCTGTTTATGTTACTGAAGACATGGTAGGCCACAAGCTTGGAGAATTTGCTCCAACTCGCACTTACAAAGGCCATGCAAATGATGATAAGAAAACAAGACGTTAA
- the rplV gene encoding 50S ribosomal protein L22 has translation MQAKAVARTVRIAPRKVRLVVDLIRGKQVGEAVAILMHTPKAASPVVEKVLKSAMANAEHNYEMDVNNLVITQAFVDEGPTLKRFRPRAMGRASQINKRTSHITIVLSEKKEG, from the coding sequence ATGCAAGCTAAAGCTGTTGCAAGAACAGTTCGAATTGCTCCTCGTAAAGTACGCTTAGTCGTCGATTTAATTCGAGGTAAGCAAGTTGGTGAAGCAGTAGCGATTTTAATGCACACTCCAAAGGCTGCTTCTCCAGTCGTTGAAAAAGTATTAAAATCAGCTATGGCAAACGCTGAGCACAATTATGAAATGGACGTAAATAACTTGGTTATTACACAAGCATTCGTTGATGAAGGTCCAACCCTAAAACGTTTCCGTCCACGCGCTATGGGACGTGCAAGCCAAATTAACAAACGTACTAGCCACATTACAATCGTTTTATCAGAGAAGAAGGAGGGATAA
- the rpsC gene encoding 30S ribosomal protein S3, which produces MGQKVNPVGLRIGIIRDWESKWYAGKDFADLLHEDIKVREYITKRLKDASVSKVEIERAANRVNVTIHTAKPGMVIGKGGTEVEALRKALNQLTGKRVHINILEIKKADIDAKLVAENIARQLENRVSFRRAQKQAIQRAMRAGAKGIKTMVSGRLGGADIARSEHYSEGTVPLHTLRADIDYATAEADTTYGKLGVKVWIYRGEVLPTKKKTEEGGK; this is translated from the coding sequence GTGGGTCAAAAAGTAAATCCAGTCGGTTTGCGTATCGGAATCATCCGTGATTGGGAATCTAAATGGTATGCAGGCAAAGACTTTGCTGATCTTTTACACGAAGACATTAAAGTTCGTGAATACATTACAAAGCGCCTTAAAGATGCTTCTGTATCTAAAGTAGAAATCGAACGTGCAGCAAACCGTGTGAATGTTACGATCCATACTGCTAAGCCTGGTATGGTTATCGGTAAGGGCGGTACTGAAGTTGAAGCACTTCGTAAAGCACTTAACCAATTAACCGGCAAACGCGTTCACATCAATATTCTTGAAATTAAGAAAGCTGATATTGATGCAAAATTAGTTGCTGAAAATATCGCTCGTCAATTAGAAAACCGTGTATCTTTCCGCCGCGCACAAAAGCAAGCTATTCAACGTGCAATGCGTGCAGGTGCTAAAGGTATTAAAACAATGGTATCCGGCCGTCTAGGCGGAGCAGATATCGCTCGCTCAGAACATTACAGCGAAGGAACTGTTCCACTTCATACACTTCGCGCTGATATCGACTATGCTACAGCTGAAGCTGACACTACTTACGGTAAGCTTGGAGTAAAAGTGTGGATCTATCGTGGAGAGGTCCTTCCTACTAAGAAGAAAACTGAGGAAGGAGGCAAATAA
- the rplP gene encoding 50S ribosomal protein L16: MLLPKRVKFRRQHRGNMRGNAKGGTEVTFGEYGLQALEASWITNRQIEAARIAMTRYMKRGGKVWIKIFPHKPYTAKPLEVRMGSGKGAPEGWVAVVKPGKIMFEVAGVSEEIAREAFRLASHKLPVKCKFVKREEIGGESNES, translated from the coding sequence ATGTTATTGCCAAAACGTGTAAAATTCCGCCGTCAACACCGCGGAAACATGCGTGGGAACGCAAAAGGCGGTACTGAAGTAACTTTCGGTGAATACGGCCTTCAAGCTTTAGAAGCTTCTTGGATCACAAATCGTCAAATTGAAGCTGCCCGTATCGCGATGACTCGTTATATGAAACGTGGCGGTAAAGTTTGGATTAAAATTTTCCCTCATAAGCCATACACTGCAAAGCCTCTAGAAGTGCGGATGGGTTCCGGTAAAGGTGCTCCAGAAGGATGGGTAGCAGTTGTTAAGCCTGGAAAAATTATGTTCGAAGTTGCCGGCGTTTCTGAAGAAATCGCTCGTGAAGCATTTCGTCTTGCATCACACAAACTTCCAGTTAAATGTAAGTTTGTAAAACGTGAAGAAATTGGTGGTGAATCAAATGAAAGCTAA
- the rpmC gene encoding 50S ribosomal protein L29, which translates to MKANELRELTTAEIEQKVKSLKEELFNLRFQLATGQLENTARIREVRKAIARMKTVIREREISVNK; encoded by the coding sequence ATGAAAGCTAATGAACTTCGTGAACTTACCACTGCTGAAATTGAACAAAAAGTAAAATCATTAAAAGAAGAGCTATTCAACCTTCGCTTTCAATTGGCGACTGGACAACTTGAAAATACAGCTCGTATTCGTGAAGTGCGCAAAGCGATTGCTCGCATGAAAACTGTGATTCGTGAGAGAGAAATCAGCGTTAACAAGTGA
- the rpsQ gene encoding 30S ribosomal protein S17 produces the protein MSERNQRKVYTGRVVSDKMDKTVTVLVETHKKHPLYGKRVKYSKKLKAHDEQNQAKVGDIVRIMETRPLSATKRFRLVEVVEKAVII, from the coding sequence ATGAGTGAACGTAACCAACGCAAAGTTTACACAGGACGCGTAGTTTCTGACAAAATGGATAAAACCGTTACTGTACTTGTCGAAACACACAAAAAGCATCCACTTTATGGTAAACGCGTTAAGTACTCTAAAAAGTTAAAAGCTCATGATGAGCAGAACCAAGCAAAAGTTGGCGACATCGTGCGTATCATGGAAACTCGCCCACTTTCAGCTACAAAACGCTTCCGTTTAGTTGAAGTAGTAGAAAAAGCAGTTATTATTTAA
- the rplN gene encoding 50S ribosomal protein L14 produces the protein MIQQETRLKVADNSGAREVLTIKVLGGSGRKTANIGDIIVCTVKQATPGGVVKKGDVVKAVVVRTKSGARRPDGSYIRFDENACVIIKEDKSPRGTRIFGPVARELRDNNFMKIVSLAPEVL, from the coding sequence ATGATTCAACAAGAAACACGTTTAAAGGTTGCTGACAATTCTGGTGCTCGTGAAGTGCTTACGATTAAAGTTCTTGGCGGTTCCGGCCGTAAAACTGCTAATATAGGCGACATTATCGTTTGTACGGTAAAACAAGCAACACCAGGAGGCGTTGTTAAAAAAGGTGATGTTGTCAAAGCTGTTGTCGTTCGTACAAAGAGCGGTGCGCGCCGACCTGATGGTTCATACATTCGTTTTGATGAAAACGCATGTGTCATTATTAAGGAAGATAAGAGCCCTCGTGGAACTCGTATCTTTGGACCAGTTGCTCGTGAACTTCGTGATAACAACTTCATGAAGATTGTTTCTCTAGCTCCAGAAGTACTGTAA
- the rplX gene encoding 50S ribosomal protein L24, protein MHVKKGDKVRVISGKDKGKTGVILAAYPKESRVLVEGVNIVKKHSKPSQANPQGGIISFEAPIHVSNVMPIDPKSGNPTRVGYKTVDGKKVRVAKSGEVLDK, encoded by the coding sequence ATGCATGTAAAAAAAGGTGATAAAGTAAGAGTCATCTCTGGTAAGGATAAAGGCAAAACAGGTGTAATCTTGGCTGCTTATCCTAAAGAGAGTCGTGTACTTGTAGAAGGCGTGAATATTGTGAAAAAACATTCAAAACCTTCTCAAGCGAATCCACAAGGCGGCATTATCAGCTTTGAGGCTCCGATTCATGTATCAAATGTAATGCCTATCGATCCTAAATCAGGTAACCCAACTCGTGTAGGTTACAAAACGGTTGATGGCAAAAAAGTACGCGTAGCAAAATCCGGTGAAGTTTTAGATAAATAG
- the rplE gene encoding 50S ribosomal protein L5, producing the protein MNRLKEKYVKEISPALMSKFNYKSVMQVPKIEKIVLNMGVGDAVQNAKALDNAVEELATITGQKPVVTRAKKSIAGFRLREGMPIGAKVTLRGERMYEFLDKLVSVSLPRVRDFRGVSKKAFDGRGNYTLGIKEQLIFPEIDYDKVSKVRGMDIVIVTTANTDEESRELLTQFGMPFQK; encoded by the coding sequence ATGAACCGCCTAAAAGAAAAGTATGTAAAAGAAATCAGTCCTGCTCTTATGAGCAAGTTCAACTATAAATCAGTAATGCAAGTACCAAAGATCGAAAAAATCGTTTTGAACATGGGTGTTGGTGATGCTGTTCAAAACGCAAAAGCACTTGATAATGCAGTTGAAGAACTTGCAACTATCACAGGTCAAAAACCTGTTGTAACTCGTGCGAAAAAATCAATCGCTGGCTTCCGTCTTCGTGAAGGTATGCCAATCGGTGCAAAAGTTACGCTTCGCGGCGAGCGCATGTACGAATTTCTTGATAAATTAGTATCTGTGTCATTACCTCGTGTACGTGACTTCCGTGGTGTTTCTAAAAAAGCTTTCGATGGTCGCGGTAACTATACTTTGGGTATTAAAGAACAATTAATCTTCCCTGAAATTGATTACGATAAAGTAAGCAAAGTTCGTGGTATGGATATTGTTATCGTAACGACTGCTAATACTGATGAAGAGTCTCGTGAACTTTTAACTCAATTTGGAATGCCGTTCCAAAAGTAA
- the rpsN gene encoding 30S ribosomal protein S14 → MAKKSMIVKQKRTPKFKVQEYTRCERCGRPHSVYRKFKLCRICFRELAYKGQIPGVKKASW, encoded by the coding sequence GTGGCTAAAAAGTCAATGATTGTAAAACAAAAACGCACGCCTAAATTTAAAGTACAAGAGTATACACGCTGCGAGCGCTGTGGTCGTCCACACTCTGTATACCGTAAATTTAAGCTTTGCCGTATTTGTTTCCGTGAATTAGCATATAAAGGGCAAATTCCTGGTGTTAAAAAAGCTAGCTGGTAA
- the rpsH gene encoding 30S ribosomal protein S8 encodes MVMTDPIADLLTRIRNANMVRHEKLEVPASNIKKEIAEILKREGFVRDVEFIDDNKQGIIRIFLKYGTNNERVITGLKRISKPGLRVYAKSNEVPKVLNGLGIALVSTSQGVVTDKEARAKQIGGEVLAYVW; translated from the coding sequence ATGGTCATGACAGATCCAATTGCTGATTTGCTTACTCGCATTCGTAATGCGAACATGGTACGTCACGAGAAATTAGAAGTACCTGCTTCTAATATTAAAAAGGAAATCGCTGAAATTCTTAAGCGTGAAGGTTTCGTCCGTGACGTTGAATTTATCGATGACAATAAACAAGGTATTATCCGTATCTTCTTAAAATACGGTACAAATAACGAACGTGTTATTACTGGTCTTAAGCGCATAAGCAAGCCTGGTCTTCGCGTATACGCTAAATCCAATGAAGTGCCAAAAGTTCTAAACGGTCTTGGTATTGCACTTGTATCAACTTCCCAAGGTGTTGTAACTGATAAAGAAGCTCGTGCAAAACAAATCGGTGGCGAAGTCCTAGCATACGTTTGGTAA
- the rplF gene encoding 50S ribosomal protein L6, which produces MSRVGKKPIEIPTGVTVHLHNNTVTVKGQKGELTRSFNPDIDIKVEENVITISRPSDVKEHRALHGTTRAILANMVEGVSKGFEKNLELIGVGYRAQKQGNKLVLNVGYSHPVEITPEAGLEIEVPANTKVTVKGTDKERVGALAANIRGVRPPEPYKGKGIRYEGEYVRRKEGKTGK; this is translated from the coding sequence ATGTCTCGCGTAGGAAAAAAACCTATTGAAATTCCAACAGGTGTAACGGTACATCTTCATAACAATACCGTTACTGTTAAAGGACAAAAAGGCGAGCTTACTCGTTCTTTTAATCCTGATATCGATATTAAAGTTGAAGAGAATGTTATTACAATCTCTCGTCCATCGGACGTGAAAGAACACCGAGCATTACACGGTACTACACGTGCGATCTTAGCAAACATGGTCGAAGGTGTATCAAAAGGCTTTGAGAAAAATTTAGAGTTAATCGGGGTTGGATACCGTGCACAAAAGCAAGGTAACAAACTTGTATTAAACGTTGGTTATTCTCATCCGGTTGAAATTACGCCTGAAGCAGGCCTTGAAATTGAAGTTCCTGCAAATACTAAAGTTACGGTTAAAGGCACTGACAAAGAACGAGTTGGAGCATTAGCAGCAAATATTCGCGGTGTTCGTCCTCCAGAGCCATATAAAGGCAAAGGGATTCGTTACGAAGGTGAATATGTACGCCGTAAAGAAGGTAAAACAGGTAAGTAA